GGGTCGACGAGACCAGCCTGCGCCGGTTCCTGCGCGGCCTGCCCGGCGTCGACGAGGTGGGGGCGAACGCGCGGGCGGCGTCCTTCGGCACCCGGTCTATCAAGAACGCCTCGAAGGCGTGGGCGCTGGACACCGTCGTCCGGATGGTCGACCTGACCACGCTCGAGGGCTCCGACACCCCGGGCAAGGTGCGCACCCTCGCCGCCAAGGCCGCCAACCCCGACCCCGCCACGGACTGCCCGCCGGTCGCGGCGGTCTGCGTCTACGGCGACCTCGTCCCGCACGTCGCCGAGGCCCTGGACGCCGTCGGGGCCCTGTGGCGCTCCGCCCCGCCGCCCGGGGGACGACCCGGCGTGAAGATCGCCGCCGTCGCCACCGCCTTCCCGTCCGGGCGCGCGTCCAGCCGGGTCCGCCTGGCCGACACCGCCGACGCCGTCGCGAACGGCGCGCACGAGATCGACATGGTCATCGACCGCGGGGCGTTCCTGTCCGGCCGCTGGCTGCAGGTCTTCGAGGACATCCTCGCCGTGCGTCAGGCGTGCGTGCGCCCCGACCGCAGCCGCGCCAAGCTCAAGGTCATCCTCGAGACCGGCGAGCTGGTCACCTACGACAACGTCCGCCGCGCCTCCTGGCTGGCGATGCTCGCCGGGGCCGACACCATCAAGACGAGCACCGGCAAGGTCGGGCCCGCCGCGACCATGCCGGTCACCCTCGTCATGCTCGAGGCGATCCGCGACTTCCACCTGGCCAGCGGTCAGGTCGTCGGCATGAAGCCCGCCGGCGGGATCCGCACCGCCAAGGACGCCGTCCGCTACCTCGTCATGGTGCAGGAGACGCTCGGGCCGGACTGGCTGCACGCCGACCGGTTCCGCTTCGGTGCCTCCAGCCTGCTCAACGACGTCCTCATGCAGCGGCAGAAGAACGTCACCGGCGCCTACAGCAGCGCCGACCACGTCAGCGTCGACTGACTCCTCGCCCGAGACCCAGGAGCACCCGTGACCGACCTGACCCCGACCACCGGGAGCGCCGTGCTCGGCGACCTCGCCGGCACCCCGTTCGCCTACTCCCCCGCCCCGGAGTCCGCGTCGCTGGCCCGCATCGCCGACAGCTACGGGCTGTTCGTCGACGGCGCCTTCGTCGAGGCCGCCGACGGCCGCACCCTCGACACGGTCAACCCGGCCACCGAGGAGCGGCTGTCCACCGTCGCGCACGGCGGGGCCGCGGACGTCGACGCCGCCGTCCGGGCCGCCCGCCGCGCGCACACGCAGGTGTGGGGCCCGATGGCACCGGCCGAGCGGGGCAAGTACCTGTTCCGGATCGCCCGCCTGGTCGCCGAGCGCGCCCGCGAGCTGGCGGTGGTGGAGACCCTCGACAACGGCAAGCCGATCCGGGAGACCCGG
The sequence above is a segment of the Aquipuribacter hungaricus genome. Coding sequences within it:
- the deoC gene encoding deoxyribose-phosphate aldolase, whose amino-acid sequence is MDALVGPRVDETSLRRFLRGLPGVDEVGANARAASFGTRSIKNASKAWALDTVVRMVDLTTLEGSDTPGKVRTLAAKAANPDPATDCPPVAAVCVYGDLVPHVAEALDAVGALWRSAPPPGGRPGVKIAAVATAFPSGRASSRVRLADTADAVANGAHEIDMVIDRGAFLSGRWLQVFEDILAVRQACVRPDRSRAKLKVILETGELVTYDNVRRASWLAMLAGADTIKTSTGKVGPAATMPVTLVMLEAIRDFHLASGQVVGMKPAGGIRTAKDAVRYLVMVQETLGPDWLHADRFRFGASSLLNDVLMQRQKNVTGAYSSADHVSVD